A genomic region of Palaemon carinicauda isolate YSFRI2023 chromosome 11, ASM3689809v2, whole genome shotgun sequence contains the following coding sequences:
- the LOC137649961 gene encoding uncharacterized protein yields MSQPASPIKPNDDNYFNGQWMRKASLWEQVMDTGHKHGNFLIWYQLNLKSKAPLQDEHVKRAVTHVYRRVPNLGVALASRNGTAWVKRATNPNVDFQVLRGKTVEEARDILRTYRYKTETGPLFCTYLLKDSPDKISDTDPEDLDPDMKHSCFMFFGFHHGVVDGTSNMYTMGFFISMLNDIISNKPINDDEPLGEYLPEDATVKAILNRKEMIEADSCLRDKLFNEKEVQKKHKVNITQASAMTSTEQRTVTLLRILNTNVTLKLIQKCRQEKVTVNSAFSALAGLAMIDTLVEFGIVKDSYCVQNFHLVNLRRYWESKPPISLGCHIGGPLKLYTETPRNLGDQFWDYVRSLHQDIKEGIESGKVLMDNALRLLDTDELPYSEEFLLSDKVYEGDFVTSNLGNVTPLVTEGGEHVKISHVIRSTTIHLIENPVVINFHTFRGKFTMMFDYNTAAVRKDIAEKFCSQIVKHLLNILE; encoded by the exons ACCAAATGATGACAATTATTTCAACGGGCAATGGATGAGAAAGGCCTCGTTATGGGAGCAAGTGATGGATACCGGACACAAACACGGAAATTTCTTGATATGGTATCAACTCAATCTTAAGAGCAAGGCTCCTCTGCAGGATGAACATGTCAAAAGAGCTGTCACCCACGTCTACAG ACGAGTGCCAAATCTCGGAGTGGCACTTGCTTCACGCAACGGGACTGCGTGGGTAAAGCGAGCCACCAATCCTAATGTGGACTTTCAG GTTCTTAGAGGTAAGACAGTTGAAGAAGCAAGGGACATCCTCCGCACTTATCGCTACAAAACTGAAACTGGTCCTTTATTCTGTACCTATCTGCTGAAGGATTCTCCAGACAAAATCTCGGACACAGACCCAGAGGACCTAGACCCTGACATGAAACACAGCTGCTTCATGTTCTTTGGTTTCCATCATGGTGTTGTGGATGGTACATCAAACATGTACACAATGGGTTTCTTCATTTCCATGTTAAATGATATCATTTCTAATAAGCCTATAAATGATGATGAACCATTAGGTGAATATTTACCAGAGGATGCAACAGTAAAGGCAATTTTGAATAGGAAAGAAATGATTGAAGCAGATTCCTGTCTTCGAGACAAATTATTTAATGAAAAAGAGGTCCAAAAAAAACATAAGGTAAACATTACACAAGCTTCTGCCATGACATCAACAGAACAGAGAACAGTAACTTTATTGAGGATTCTGAATACGAATGTAACTTTGAAGCTTATACAAAAATGTCGACAAGAGAAAGTCACTGTGAACTCCGCTTTCTCGGCTCTTGCTGGCTTAGCAATGATTGACACCTTAGTAGAATTTGGCATTGTGAAAGATTCCTACTGTGTTCAGAATTTCCACTTAGTTAACCTGAGAAGATACTGGGAAAGTAAACCACCTATTTCCTTAGGCTGCCATATCGGAGGGCCTTTGAAATTGTATACAGAAACACCTAGAAACCTTGGTGATCAGTTTTGGGATTATGTTCGTTCGCTGCATCAAGATATTAAAGAGGGTATTGAAAGTGGGAAAGTGCTTATGGATAACGCACTTCGCTTGCTGGATACTGATGAATTACCATATTCAGAGGAGTTCCTTTTGTCCGACAAAGTATATGAGGGAGATTTTGTGACCTCAAACTTAGGAAATGTGACTCCACTAGTGACAGAGGGAGGAGAACACGTCAAAATCAGCCATGTCATTCGATCAACAACAATCCATTTGATTGAAAACCCAGTTGTGATCAATTTTCATACCTTCAGAGGAAAATTCACCATGATGTTTGACTACAATACTGCTGCTGTACGAAAAGATATTGCTGAGAAGTTCTGTTCCCAGATAGTCAAGCATTTGCTCAACATTTTGGAGTAG